Proteins encoded in a region of the Patagioenas fasciata isolate bPatFas1 unplaced genomic scaffold, bPatFas1.hap1 Unplaced_1, whole genome shotgun sequence genome:
- the LOC139826698 gene encoding uncharacterized protein codes for MKALEMLLSGGPPKSESDPLANYHYAGSDTWTPLEQQLFHRAFATHKKDFYRIHKKVQTKTVAQCVEYYYTWKKTTKLKSYRAKGTGKKAKRNKEKAEEKATFQPPKKKPRPSPEERAKMKQQMAQNEGAGESFPCTECGRAFATMRGKNAHMRWHRARELQVGTELTPKGLEIEEKAAEMVTVVTEPQTGTKPPLKCVKIEEKPAEMATVALEPQAETKLPLKCFKIEEEAGEMVIAGPELQAGTEPPPKYLKFEDKPTEMEIVVPEPQAKTEPPPKCLKIEEKPAEMGILAPVPELQMGTEPPPKYLEIENKPAEMGIVAPEPQAGTEPPPKCLNIEENPAEMVIMALEPQVGTEPPPKCVKIEDRPAEMGILAPVPELQMGTEPPPKYLEVEDKPGEMAVPVPEPQAGTEPPPNCLEMEEKAAEKVIAEPELQAGTEQPLKCAKIEDKPPEMEIAAPEPEAETEPPPEYLEIEEKAAEMVILTPELQAGTEPPPKYLEIENKPAEMVMPVPELQAETEPPSKCLKIEEEAAEMVIVVTEPQAGTEPPPKYLEIEEKAGEMVIVPPAPEPQAGTELTPKGFQIEEKPTEMEIAAPEPDPQAGTELPPKCLNIEEKAAEMVIVAPELQVGTEPPAKCFEIQEKPGEMAMPELELQAGTEPPLKRLKIEEEPAEIVIVAPEPQAGIEPPLKPLKIEDKPAEVVNVEPEPQARMKPPPKCVKIEEKPAEMEIVELEPQVGTELPIKRFKIEKPAEMAGTEPPLKGFKIDEEPTETVIAAPEPEAGTEPPPKRFKMEEKPTETGAHETGPELG; via the exons atg aaggcgctggagatgctgctttcgggggggccccccaagtccgaatcggaccctctggccaattatcattacgcag gctcggacacgtggacaccattggagcagcagcttttccaccgtgcttttgccacccacaagaaggacttttatcgcatccacaagaag gtccagactaagactgtggcccagtgtgttgaatattactacacctggaagaaaacgaccaaactcaagtcctaccgagcaaaagggacgggcaaaaaagccaagagaaacaaggaaaaggccgaggagaag gccactttccagcccccgaagaagaagccccgtccctcgcccgaggaaagggccaaaatgaagcagcaaatggcccaaaatgagggcgccggggagtcctttccatgcactgagtgcggcag ggcgtttgccacgatgcggggcaagaacgcacacatgaggtggcaccgggcgcgggagctgcaggtggggaccgagctgactccaaagggcttggaaattgaagagaaagcagctgaaatggtgactgtGGTGACGGAGCCGCAGACggggaccaagccacccctgaaatgtgtgaaaattgaggagaaaccagctgaaatggcgactgtggcgctggagccgcaggctgagaccaaGCTGCCCCTAAAGTGCTTCAAAATTGAGGAGGAAGCAGGCGAAATGGTGATTGCGGGACCAGAGCTGcaagccgggactgagccaccaccaaaatacctgaaatttGAGgacaaaccaaccgaaatggagattgtggtgccagagCCGCAGGCCAAGACTGAGCCACCCCCGAagtgcctgaaaattgaggaaaaaccagctgaaatggggattttggcaccggtgccggagctgcagatggggaccgagccacccccaaaatacttggaaattgagaacaaaccagccgaaatggggattgtGGCACCAgagccgcaggctgggactgagccgcccccaaagtgcctgaatattgaggaaaacccagctgaaatggtgattatGGCACTGGAGCCACAGGTGGGGactgagccgcccccaaaatgcgttaaaattgaggacagaccagccgaaatggggattttggcaccggtgccggagctgcagatggggactgagccacccccaaaatacttggaaGTTGAAGacaaaccaggtgaaatggcggtgccggtgccggagccgcaagccgggaccgagccgcctccAAACTGCCTGGAAatggaggagaaagcagctgaaaaggtGATTGCGGAGccggagctgcaggccgggacggAGCAGCCCCTGAAGTGTGcgaaaattgaggacaaaccacctgaaatggagattgcggcaccggagccggaggctgagaccgagccaccaccagaATACCTGGAAatagaggagaaagcagctgaaatggtgattttgacaccggagctgcaggccgggactgagccaccaccaaaatacttggaaattgagaacaaaccagctgaaatggtgatgccggtgccggagctgcaggctgagaccgagccaccctcaaagtgcctgaaaatagaggaggaagcagctgaaatggtgattgtggtgacggagccgcaggctgggactgagccacccccaaaatacttggaaattgaggagaaagcaggcgaaatggtgattgtgccaccagcaccagagccacaggccgggactgagctgaccccaaagggctttcaaattgaggagaaaccaaccgaaatggagaTTGCGGCGCCGGAGCCGGATCCGCAAGCCGGGACTGAGCTGcccccaaagtgcctgaatatagaggagaaagcagctgaaatggtgattgtggcaccggagctgcaggtggggaccgagccacccgcaaaatgctttgaaatccaggagaaaccaggtgaaatggccatgccggagctggagctgcaggccgggacggAGCCACCCCTGAAACGCttaaaaattgaggaggaaccagctgaaattgtgattgtggcgccggagccgcaggccgggattGAGCCACCCCTGAAGCCTTTGAAGATCGAGGACAAACCCGCCGAAGTGGTGAATgtggagccagagccgcaggccagGATGAAGCCGCCCCCAAAGTGTgtgaaaattgaagagaaaccagccgaaatggagattgtggaGCTGGAGCCGCAGGTCGGGACCGAGCTGCCCATAAAGCGCTTCAAAATTGAGAAACCAgcggaaatg gctgggactgagccgCCCCTGAAGGGCTTTAAAATTGATGAGGAACCAACCGAAACAGTGATTGCAGCGCCGGAGCcggaggccgggaccgagccgcccccaaagcgctTTAAAATGGAGGAGAAACCAACTGAAACG ggggcgcatgAAACGGGGCCGgaactgggctga